One Mailhella massiliensis DNA segment encodes these proteins:
- a CDS encoding glucokinase — MAMLPCLCYLHGHAGRFDMDMLAADIGGTRSRFFRFSCNGGEISIKEGVVVPSVCDSFDALLEKIFACRPEDAEKWKKVSLLIFAAAGPVKDGGVSMTNASFRVEAGPALARFPGARCLVMNDFEAQAWACLSPAMREAELLLPGRGVSACAERFDFAALSGLAESRAPVAVLGAGTGLAESRAPVAVLGAGTGLGAAWLLPGDGASRGSRVLASEGGHMPFPFEGGRERDFADWLAGRLGGGPVTAEHVLSGPGLARLYEYLSGTAAEPALFTAEPGFAGSECCAWYARFYGRFCRMAALALLPQALVLTGGVAEKSPALVRHGEFAEEFFREREARRQLLAEIPVWVNRHPQAGLWGAARAGAAFAGHA, encoded by the coding sequence ATGGCAATGTTGCCGTGTCTGTGCTATCTGCATGGCCATGCAGGGAGGTTCGACATGGATATGCTTGCGGCCGATATTGGCGGAACCCGAAGCCGTTTTTTCAGGTTTTCCTGTAATGGCGGAGAGATATCAATAAAAGAAGGGGTGGTTGTTCCTTCGGTATGCGATAGCTTCGATGCGCTGCTTGAGAAAATTTTTGCTTGTCGGCCGGAAGATGCAGAGAAATGGAAAAAAGTATCTTTGCTGATTTTTGCCGCAGCCGGTCCCGTGAAGGACGGGGGCGTGTCCATGACCAACGCTTCCTTTCGTGTGGAGGCGGGGCCTGCCCTGGCCCGTTTCCCCGGAGCGCGGTGCCTGGTGATGAACGATTTCGAGGCGCAGGCCTGGGCCTGCCTTTCTCCCGCCATGCGCGAGGCGGAACTGCTCCTGCCGGGGCGCGGCGTCTCTGCCTGCGCGGAGCGTTTTGACTTTGCGGCTCTTTCCGGCCTTGCGGAAAGCCGTGCTCCCGTGGCGGTGCTCGGCGCGGGCACGGGGCTTGCGGAAAGCCGTGCTCCCGTGGCGGTGCTCGGCGCGGGCACGGGGCTCGGCGCGGCCTGGCTTCTGCCCGGAGACGGGGCGTCCCGGGGCTCGCGCGTTCTTGCATCGGAAGGCGGGCACATGCCTTTTCCCTTTGAAGGCGGGAGGGAGAGAGACTTTGCCGACTGGCTTGCCGGAAGACTGGGCGGCGGGCCGGTAACGGCGGAACATGTGCTTTCCGGTCCCGGACTGGCGCGTCTTTACGAGTATCTGAGCGGAACGGCTGCGGAACCGGCGCTGTTTACGGCGGAGCCGGGATTTGCCGGTTCCGAATGCTGCGCATGGTATGCGCGTTTTTACGGCCGGTTCTGCCGTATGGCCGCGCTTGCGCTGCTGCCTCAGGCGCTGGTACTGACGGGGGGCGTGGCGGAAAAAAGCCCGGCCCTCGTGCGGCACGGAGAATTTGCAGAGGAGTTCTTCCGGGAAAGGGAGGCTCGCAGGCAGTTGCTTGCCGAGATTCCCGTATGGGTGAACCGTCATCCGCAGGCCGGGCTGTGGGGCGCTGCCCGCGCCGGTGCGGCTTTTGCCGGGCACGCCTAG
- a CDS encoding amylo-alpha-1,6-glucosidase codes for MEYHIRPDTSHPTSNMNREWLLTNTLGDYSSGTAQGCNTRRYHGLLAVQTPSGRYMLLSSLEDSVAVNGRVIPLSSRVHPGVIYPEGWRFLKEVVCDHDGVTFAFRLSGEGEEEITLLRSLILDRNSSRLIIRYALADTPAARELGPVRIVLRPLLSGRNINHLSSSEDSAFSLHTLGKEYAEYPGFSFQAGKDVPPLYMQISHPGLHRSAFASSPDWYFKVLYPVEKERGYDFSEDLLMPGEFSATLEAGFPLWISAGTGPLSLAPETVWERHAATAPRPVFKEAVLEHLRRENDRFLITAGGEAVVPAGYHWFGPWGRDTLIALPGLTFLSGRLKEGKAILRQIGGTVKNGLVPNLIGAGNGEPAFNSADASLWYMLAVHRLAIACPKEMPFIKRTCWPVIKDILHSFAAGTMPDENGDMLVYADEEGLLHTGNATTQLTWMDASIDGIPVTPRHGCAVELNALWFDALSFAKELAGTFEEMPPAETALLPRLKKAFNRVFRPSEEDAALMGGGLYDTWHPEEGPGRHIRPNQIFAVAVPCSPLPQKIQASVVKCVREHLLTPFGLRTLSPSDPEYRPVCRGAQKERDKAYHQGTVWPWPAGAYMDAVVKTARTPKAVRDAITALTPLFTVHLQEAGLGSMSEIFDGEAPHTPGGCIAQAWSSAEALRLLLTIKHYNTGEWKRWLDSLEEAGRDIR; via the coding sequence ATGGAATATCATATTCGTCCAGATACGTCACACCCCACCAGCAACATGAACCGGGAATGGCTCCTCACCAACACTCTGGGGGACTATTCCTCCGGCACCGCACAGGGATGCAATACCCGCCGCTATCACGGACTGCTGGCCGTACAGACCCCTTCGGGGCGATATATGCTCCTTTCCTCTCTTGAAGATTCCGTTGCGGTGAACGGCAGGGTCATTCCCCTTTCCAGCCGCGTTCACCCCGGCGTCATCTATCCCGAAGGCTGGCGTTTTCTCAAGGAAGTCGTCTGCGATCACGACGGCGTGACCTTCGCCTTCCGCCTTTCCGGCGAAGGAGAGGAGGAAATCACGCTGCTCCGCTCCCTTATTCTCGACAGAAATTCCTCGCGCCTCATCATCCGCTATGCTCTTGCCGATACTCCCGCCGCCCGGGAACTCGGCCCCGTGCGCATCGTGCTCCGCCCCCTGCTCTCCGGCCGGAACATCAACCACCTTTCCTCTTCCGAAGATTCCGCCTTCTCCCTCCACACGCTGGGCAAGGAATATGCCGAGTACCCCGGCTTCTCCTTCCAGGCGGGAAAAGACGTGCCGCCCCTGTACATGCAGATTTCCCACCCCGGGCTGCACCGTTCCGCCTTCGCCTCCTCCCCCGACTGGTATTTCAAGGTGCTCTACCCCGTGGAGAAGGAACGCGGTTACGATTTTTCGGAAGATCTGCTCATGCCGGGCGAGTTTTCCGCCACGCTCGAGGCCGGATTCCCGCTCTGGATTTCCGCCGGTACCGGGCCGCTTTCCCTGGCGCCGGAAACCGTGTGGGAACGCCATGCGGCCACCGCTCCCAGGCCCGTGTTCAAGGAAGCGGTTCTGGAACATCTGCGCCGCGAGAACGACCGCTTTCTCATCACCGCAGGCGGCGAAGCCGTCGTGCCTGCGGGCTATCACTGGTTCGGCCCCTGGGGGCGCGACACGCTCATCGCCCTGCCCGGGCTCACCTTCCTTTCCGGCAGACTGAAGGAAGGCAAGGCCATACTGCGCCAGATAGGCGGCACGGTGAAAAACGGCCTCGTGCCCAATCTCATCGGCGCGGGCAACGGAGAACCGGCCTTCAACTCCGCCGACGCCTCGCTGTGGTACATGCTGGCCGTGCATCGTCTGGCCATTGCCTGCCCGAAGGAAATGCCCTTCATCAAAAGAACCTGCTGGCCCGTCATCAAGGACATTCTGCACAGCTTCGCCGCAGGCACCATGCCCGATGAAAACGGCGACATGCTCGTATATGCCGACGAGGAAGGCCTGCTGCATACCGGAAACGCGACGACGCAGCTCACCTGGATGGACGCCTCCATAGACGGCATACCCGTCACGCCCCGTCACGGCTGCGCGGTGGAGCTGAACGCCCTGTGGTTCGACGCCCTTTCCTTTGCCAAGGAACTGGCCGGAACCTTTGAAGAAATGCCGCCCGCGGAAACGGCGCTGCTGCCCCGCCTGAAAAAGGCGTTCAACCGTGTCTTCCGACCTTCGGAAGAAGACGCCGCTCTCATGGGCGGGGGCCTGTACGACACCTGGCACCCCGAAGAAGGTCCGGGCAGACATATACGCCCCAACCAGATCTTCGCCGTGGCCGTGCCCTGTTCCCCCCTGCCGCAGAAGATACAGGCCTCCGTGGTGAAATGCGTGCGCGAACATCTGCTCACGCCCTTCGGACTGCGCACGCTTTCCCCCTCCGATCCCGAATATCGGCCCGTATGCCGGGGCGCGCAGAAGGAACGCGACAAGGCCTATCATCAGGGCACGGTATGGCCGTGGCCCGCGGGCGCGTACATGGACGCCGTGGTAAAAACGGCCCGTACGCCCAAGGCCGTGCGCGACGCGATCACCGCGCTCACGCCGCTCTTCACCGTGCACCTTCAGGAGGCCGGTCTGGGCAGCATGTCGGAAATTTTCGACGGAGAGGCGCCCCATACGCCGGGGGGCTGCATCGCGCAGGCCTGGAGTTCTGCGGAAGCTCTCCGTCTGCTGCTCACCATCAAACACTATAACACGGGAGAATGGAAACGCTGGCTGGATTCCCTTGAGGAAGCCGGCCGGGACATCCGTTAA
- a CDS encoding glycosyltransferase produces the protein MRVLMLGWEFPPHISGGLGTACYGITQGLMEKGTDIAFILPSMKADSSPSGTFLRSASGIPISRALKKAVEKVHQQQEADEFAHLFMRPVSARLNPYGSYEFGRRDIDPDVFRENDQYVEEISHFRGGYHDDLMDEVYRFSTAATAVVLEEHMKKKADVIHAHDWMTYPAAIAASRLSGLPFVAHLHATEFDRCGDHGYDKIYNIERDGLQAADHVIAVSQRTKQVAVERYGVPPEKVSVVYNGAFLHEEIPTFEIPELVREEKRVLFMGRVTFQKGPEYFVEAARLVLNEMPDVRFIMAGNGDLLPRMIRRVAQLRMGSRFHFPGFMRGREVQRMYSMADLYVMPSVSEPFGIAPLEALQCGAPILLSKQSGCAEVLPGALTVDYWDVRQMADRILDVLNHPDMAAESLRLCQEALQTLTWERAADGILDAYAHVCPNARS, from the coding sequence ATGCGCGTTCTGATGCTTGGATGGGAATTTCCGCCGCATATCAGCGGCGGGCTGGGGACGGCCTGCTACGGCATAACGCAGGGGCTTATGGAAAAAGGAACGGACATCGCCTTCATCCTGCCCAGCATGAAGGCCGATTCGTCGCCGAGCGGAACCTTTCTTCGTTCCGCCTCCGGCATTCCCATTTCGCGGGCCCTGAAAAAGGCCGTGGAAAAGGTGCACCAGCAGCAGGAGGCCGATGAGTTCGCCCACCTGTTCATGCGCCCCGTAAGCGCAAGACTCAATCCTTACGGCAGCTACGAATTCGGCCGGCGCGACATCGACCCCGACGTTTTCCGGGAAAACGACCAGTATGTCGAGGAGATCAGCCACTTCCGGGGCGGATACCACGACGACCTCATGGACGAGGTGTACCGCTTCAGCACCGCCGCCACCGCCGTGGTGCTGGAAGAACACATGAAGAAGAAGGCCGACGTCATCCATGCCCACGACTGGATGACCTACCCGGCCGCCATCGCGGCCAGCCGCCTGAGCGGACTGCCCTTCGTCGCGCATCTGCACGCCACGGAGTTTGACCGCTGCGGCGATCACGGCTATGATAAGATATACAACATCGAACGCGACGGTCTGCAGGCTGCGGATCACGTCATCGCGGTCAGCCAGCGCACCAAGCAGGTGGCCGTGGAACGCTACGGCGTTCCGCCGGAAAAGGTTTCCGTGGTGTACAACGGCGCCTTCCTGCATGAGGAAATTCCCACCTTCGAGATTCCCGAACTTGTCCGGGAGGAGAAGCGCGTCCTGTTCATGGGCCGCGTCACCTTCCAGAAGGGGCCGGAATACTTCGTGGAAGCCGCGCGCCTCGTGCTCAACGAAATGCCCGACGTGCGCTTCATCATGGCCGGCAACGGCGACCTTCTGCCGCGGATGATCCGCCGCGTCGCGCAGCTGCGCATGGGCAGCCGTTTCCACTTCCCCGGCTTCATGCGCGGCAGGGAAGTGCAGCGCATGTATTCCATGGCCGACCTTTACGTCATGCCCAGCGTGTCCGAACCGTTCGGCATCGCTCCGCTGGAAGCTCTGCAGTGCGGCGCGCCCATTCTGCTTTCCAAGCAGTCGGGCTGCGCCGAAGTGCTGCCCGGAGCCCTGACCGTGGACTACTGGGACGTGCGTCAGATGGCCGACAGAATCCTTGACGTGCTGAACCATCCCGACATGGCCGCCGAAAGCCTCAGGCTCTGCCAGGAAGCGCTGCAGACCCTCACCTGGGAACGCGCCGCCGACGGCATTCTCGATGCCTACGCCCATGTCTGCCCCAATGCCCGGAGTTGA
- a CDS encoding glycoside hydrolase family 57 protein, with amino-acid sequence MPSVCFTFEVHQPCRLRPYGFFDMGAKNDYEDVELNRSIIRKVAQTCYLPMNALLLELIERHQGRFRVSFSLSGTVIEQLETYAPEALESFKALARTGCVEFLDETDNHGLSCLFSEEEFRATVRRHRERMHELFGQHPRAFRNTELIYSNDVARMAEDMGYAVILAEGAADVLDWRSPHFVYRPEGCPGMKLMLTSPSLSADIASRFSDRSWAAYPLMAETYAHWLRSVKGNGEVINLSMNYESFGEHQGAETGIFEFMHALPDQILSDPEFDFLTVSEAADRYGAYAALDVPYPMSRAGDLAPWLGNDMQKDAFRALCECQGLVDYLNDEELTGIWRKLQTSDHLYYMGTIRTSDGNAYPALSPYGTPLEAYTNFMNILADLRIRLVAKSNQ; translated from the coding sequence ATGCCTTCCGTATGCTTTACCTTTGAAGTTCATCAGCCCTGCCGTTTACGCCCCTACGGATTCTTCGACATGGGGGCGAAGAACGACTATGAAGATGTGGAACTGAACCGCAGCATCATCCGCAAGGTGGCCCAAACCTGCTACCTGCCCATGAACGCGCTGCTTCTTGAGCTTATCGAACGTCATCAGGGACGCTTCCGCGTATCGTTTTCCCTTTCCGGCACCGTCATCGAGCAGCTCGAGACCTATGCGCCGGAGGCTCTGGAAAGCTTCAAGGCCCTTGCCCGTACAGGCTGTGTGGAATTTCTGGATGAAACCGACAACCACGGTCTCTCCTGCCTCTTCTCCGAAGAGGAATTCCGCGCGACGGTACGCCGCCACCGCGAACGTATGCACGAGCTGTTCGGCCAGCATCCCCGCGCCTTCCGCAACACCGAGCTCATCTACAGCAACGACGTGGCCCGCATGGCGGAGGACATGGGCTATGCCGTCATCCTCGCCGAAGGCGCGGCCGACGTGCTCGACTGGCGCAGCCCGCACTTCGTCTACCGTCCTGAAGGCTGCCCGGGCATGAAGCTCATGCTGACGAGTCCCTCTCTTTCCGCCGACATCGCCTCCCGCTTCTCCGACCGTTCGTGGGCGGCCTATCCGCTCATGGCCGAAACCTACGCCCACTGGCTGCGCAGCGTGAAAGGCAACGGAGAAGTCATCAACCTTTCCATGAACTACGAAAGCTTCGGTGAACATCAGGGCGCCGAAACGGGCATTTTCGAGTTCATGCACGCTCTGCCGGATCAGATTCTGAGCGACCCGGAATTCGACTTCCTCACCGTATCCGAGGCGGCCGACCGCTACGGCGCCTACGCCGCGCTGGATGTTCCCTACCCCATGTCCCGGGCGGGCGACCTTGCTCCCTGGCTCGGCAACGACATGCAGAAGGACGCCTTCCGCGCCCTCTGCGAATGTCAGGGGCTGGTGGACTACCTCAACGATGAAGAACTCACCGGAATATGGAGGAAACTGCAGACATCCGATCACCTCTACTACATGGGTACCATCCGCACCTCGGACGGCAACGCGTACCCGGCTCTGTCGCCTTACGGGACGCCCCTTGAGGCCTATACCAACTTCATGAACATTCTGGCGGACTTGCGCATACGGCTCGTTGCCAAATCCAACCAGTAG
- the glgP gene encoding alpha-glucan family phosphorylase, which yields MNQPSRTHLFEVSWEVCNKVGGIYEVVASKAQQAMNAYNGEYFLIGPDTKKNTEFTETDEPCWDALRYPLKDKDLRCRFGRWEIPGRPRVILVDFNGRHDSNQILRQLWERYGVDSLSGGWDYIEPVLFSYTCGEVIATIHQVLATRNKSHGVAHFHEWMCGAGILALKQLAPTMGTVFTTHATVLGRAMAGNGVDIYARMSEISPSQEAYRYNVTAKCSMETVSAREADVFTTVSGITAEEARVFLGRTPDIITDNGLDLSVIHDYSADRESALKNREKLLAPVSRLLRREITPDTRILVISGRYEYHNKGVDLFLDALAKAKKSMKNTSNKVLALMLMMGGHTGVNEKAISGDPSVTADPSMPEAGFITSHQVYDAPNDPILTTCRRLGLNNEKDDNVQVVFVPALLDGHDGFFNMPYFDVLSGCDLGVFPSWYEPWGYTPHESAAYSVPTVTTDLSGFGLWIRQMENEIGIQPGIGVIARRNADYARTVDSLADVIVHCASCSAEELDQRRRTVRAAAAHASWDQFFQLYRQAYDMANEKAHSRRFASSHKASSISKELAMRPSSIPFLRTLNAVSELPAELSRLRDLANNVWWCWQPEAMALFKGMDPDLWEESGHNPIAMVERTSPSRLHDLAADVTFVTRLNKLAEEFDAYMAQPLVTDTLEDGTTVISPERPIAYFSTEYGLHESLQLYSGGLGVLSGDHLKSSSDERLPLIGVGLFYLNGYFQQTVDKRGHQNPQYPENQPACLPLEAMLDDKGDPLMISLPLGSRTLYARIWKLQVGRVPLYLMDTNVSKNNDDDRRITARLYEADRDVRMRQEILLGIGGVRMLAALGITPSVWHMNEGHSAFLVLERLRQHMKGDDLTLEEAKTLVRSSCVFTTHTPVDAGNERFSVDLMHRYFPPFAEMLGLEWADFLALGRQDGGDPNNFDMTVLALRMSSQANGVSAMHGMVSRRMWRNIWKGFAEAELPIGHVTNGVHTASYVGPAFRILLWHYLGANWLDLRPEDPAWNKVQSIPDDEFWAARRAQKQTLIDALRERLPQCSAYSDISGDQRVQWLSNLTQNTLIIGFARRFAPYKRATMLFADPDRLARLLNDPNRPTVLVMAGKAHPADSKGIELIEDVVRWSRDPRFFGKIFFVENYNLEVSRLLSRGCDVWLNTPRRPHEASGTSGEKVPVNGGINLSISDGWWVEGDNGKNGWTIGPKATYATLSAEQNDYADAESLYQILENDVVPLFFQRDSDALPHGWIAVAKNSLQTLTAMYGCRRMVRDYMEKIYIPAARRGVAMDADRQAKARRLTEWQKNIPGRFNTASIQSIEVSGLEGDTVYCGKPFTVKLTLNPGEMKSDELLAQFVLGVSDGANFTDEPQIINLTLTGEENGILTYEAACTARENGLHAYGLRVVPFADPMDNVLRSGLVQWA from the coding sequence ATGAACCAACCTTCACGCACCCACCTTTTCGAGGTCAGCTGGGAAGTGTGCAACAAAGTCGGCGGCATTTATGAAGTCGTCGCAAGCAAGGCGCAGCAGGCCATGAACGCCTACAACGGCGAGTATTTCCTCATCGGCCCGGACACCAAGAAAAACACGGAGTTCACCGAGACGGACGAACCCTGCTGGGACGCTCTGCGTTACCCCCTGAAGGACAAGGATCTGCGCTGCCGCTTCGGCCGCTGGGAAATCCCCGGCCGTCCGCGCGTCATCCTCGTGGACTTCAACGGCCGCCACGACTCGAATCAGATACTGCGCCAGCTCTGGGAACGCTACGGCGTCGACTCTCTTTCCGGCGGCTGGGACTATATCGAACCCGTGCTGTTCAGCTACACCTGCGGCGAAGTCATCGCCACCATCCATCAGGTTCTCGCCACGCGCAACAAGAGCCACGGCGTGGCCCACTTCCATGAATGGATGTGCGGCGCGGGCATTCTCGCCCTCAAGCAGCTCGCGCCCACCATGGGTACGGTGTTCACCACCCACGCCACCGTGCTCGGCCGCGCCATGGCCGGCAACGGCGTGGACATCTACGCCCGCATGTCGGAAATCTCTCCCTCGCAGGAAGCCTACCGCTACAACGTCACGGCCAAGTGCTCCATGGAAACCGTGAGCGCCCGCGAGGCCGACGTGTTCACCACGGTGAGCGGCATCACCGCCGAAGAGGCCCGCGTCTTCCTCGGCCGCACGCCCGACATCATCACCGACAACGGGCTCGATCTTTCCGTCATCCACGACTACAGCGCCGACCGCGAAAGCGCCCTGAAGAACCGTGAAAAGCTCCTTGCGCCCGTAAGCCGCCTGCTCCGCCGGGAAATCACCCCCGATACCCGCATTCTCGTCATTTCCGGCCGCTACGAGTATCACAACAAGGGCGTGGACCTCTTCCTCGACGCGCTCGCCAAGGCCAAGAAGTCCATGAAGAACACCTCCAACAAGGTGCTCGCGCTCATGCTCATGATGGGCGGCCATACCGGCGTGAACGAAAAGGCCATAAGCGGCGATCCTTCCGTGACGGCCGATCCTTCCATGCCCGAAGCCGGCTTCATCACCAGCCATCAGGTCTACGACGCTCCCAACGATCCCATTCTCACCACCTGCCGCCGCCTCGGTCTGAACAACGAGAAGGACGACAACGTGCAGGTCGTGTTCGTTCCCGCTCTGCTCGACGGGCACGACGGCTTCTTCAACATGCCCTATTTCGACGTGCTCTCCGGCTGCGATCTCGGCGTGTTCCCCTCCTGGTACGAGCCCTGGGGCTATACTCCCCATGAAAGCGCCGCCTACAGCGTGCCCACCGTCACCACCGATCTTTCCGGCTTCGGCCTCTGGATCCGCCAGATGGAAAACGAAATCGGCATCCAGCCCGGCATAGGCGTCATCGCCCGCCGCAACGCCGATTACGCCCGCACCGTGGATTCTCTGGCCGACGTCATCGTTCACTGCGCTTCCTGCTCCGCCGAGGAACTCGACCAGCGCCGCCGCACCGTGCGCGCCGCCGCAGCCCACGCCTCGTGGGATCAGTTCTTCCAGCTCTACAGACAGGCCTACGACATGGCCAACGAAAAGGCCCACTCCCGTCGTTTCGCCTCCAGCCACAAAGCATCCTCCATCTCCAAGGAACTCGCCATGCGTCCTTCTTCCATCCCCTTCCTGCGCACGCTTAACGCCGTGTCGGAACTGCCCGCCGAACTGAGCCGCCTGCGCGACCTTGCCAACAACGTCTGGTGGTGCTGGCAGCCCGAAGCCATGGCTCTCTTCAAGGGAATGGACCCCGATCTGTGGGAGGAATCCGGCCACAATCCCATCGCCATGGTGGAACGTACCTCGCCGAGCCGTCTGCACGACCTTGCCGCCGACGTCACCTTCGTGACGCGTCTGAACAAGCTCGCCGAAGAATTCGACGCCTACATGGCGCAGCCGCTCGTCACCGACACGCTGGAAGACGGCACCACGGTGATTTCCCCCGAACGTCCCATCGCCTACTTCTCCACGGAATACGGTCTGCATGAAAGCCTGCAGCTCTATTCCGGCGGCCTCGGCGTGCTTTCCGGCGATCACCTGAAGTCCTCCAGCGACGAACGCCTTCCCCTCATCGGCGTGGGCCTGTTCTACCTGAACGGCTACTTCCAGCAGACCGTGGACAAGCGCGGCCATCAGAACCCGCAGTACCCCGAAAATCAGCCCGCGTGCCTACCCCTCGAAGCCATGCTCGACGACAAGGGCGACCCGCTCATGATTTCCCTGCCCCTCGGTTCCCGCACCCTGTACGCCCGCATCTGGAAGCTGCAGGTGGGCCGCGTGCCGCTGTATCTCATGGATACCAACGTATCCAAGAACAACGACGACGACCGCCGCATCACCGCGCGTCTCTATGAGGCCGACCGCGACGTGCGTATGCGTCAGGAAATCCTGCTGGGCATCGGCGGCGTGCGTATGCTGGCCGCACTCGGCATCACGCCTTCCGTCTGGCACATGAACGAAGGTCATTCCGCCTTCCTCGTGCTGGAACGCCTGCGCCAGCACATGAAGGGCGACGACCTCACCCTGGAAGAAGCCAAGACCCTCGTGCGCAGCTCCTGCGTGTTCACCACGCACACCCCCGTGGACGCCGGCAACGAACGCTTCTCCGTGGATCTCATGCACCGCTACTTCCCGCCCTTCGCCGAAATGCTCGGTCTGGAATGGGCGGACTTCCTCGCTCTCGGCCGTCAGGACGGAGGCGATCCCAACAACTTCGACATGACGGTGCTCGCCCTGCGCATGTCCTCCCAGGCCAACGGCGTGAGCGCCATGCACGGCATGGTTTCCCGCCGCATGTGGCGCAACATCTGGAAGGGCTTCGCCGAAGCGGAACTGCCCATCGGCCATGTGACCAACGGCGTGCACACCGCCTCCTATGTGGGCCCCGCCTTCCGCATTCTGCTCTGGCACTACCTCGGCGCCAACTGGCTCGACCTGCGCCCCGAGGATCCGGCCTGGAACAAGGTGCAGTCCATTCCCGACGATGAATTCTGGGCCGCCCGCCGCGCACAGAAGCAGACGCTCATCGACGCTCTGCGCGAACGCCTGCCCCAGTGCTCCGCCTATTCCGACATCTCCGGCGATCAGCGCGTACAGTGGCTCTCGAACCTCACGCAGAACACGCTCATCATCGGCTTCGCCCGCCGCTTCGCTCCCTACAAGCGCGCCACCATGCTCTTTGCCGATCCCGACCGCCTCGCCCGTCTGCTCAACGACCCGAACCGTCCCACCGTGCTCGTCATGGCCGGCAAGGCCCATCCTGCGGACAGCAAGGGTATTGAACTTATCGAAGACGTGGTGCGCTGGTCGCGCGATCCCCGCTTCTTCGGCAAGATCTTCTTCGTGGAAAACTACAACCTCGAAGTGTCCCGCCTGCTCTCCCGCGGCTGCGACGTGTGGCTCAACACGCCCCGCCGTCCTCATGAAGCCAGCGGCACCAGCGGCGAAAAGGTGCCGGTCAACGGCGGCATCAACCTCAGCATCTCCGACGGCTGGTGGGTGGAAGGCGACAACGGCAAGAACGGCTGGACCATCGGTCCCAAGGCCACCTATGCCACCCTCTCCGCCGAACAGAACGACTATGCCGACGCCGAAAGCCTGTACCAGATTCTGGAAAACGACGTGGTGCCGCTGTTCTTCCAGCGTGATTCCGACGCCCTGCCCCACGGCTGGATAGCCGTGGCCAAGAACTCCCTGCAGACGCTCACCGCCATGTACGGCTGCCGCCGCATGGTGCGCGACTACATGGAAAAGATCTACATCCCGGCCGCCCGCCGCGGCGTGGCCATGGATGCCGACCGTCAGGCCAAGGCCCGCAGACTCACCGAATGGCAGAAGAACATCCCCGGACGCTTCAACACCGCCAGCATCCAGTCCATCGAGGTTTCCGGTCTGGAAGGCGATACCGTGTACTGCGGCAAGCCCTTCACCGTGAAGCTCACCCTGAACCCCGGAGAAATGAAGAGCGACGAACTGCTCGCCCAGTTCGTGCTCGGCGTGAGCGACGGCGCGAACTTCACCGACGAACCGCAGATCATCAACCTCACCCTCACCGGTGAGGAAAACGGCATCCTCACCTATGAGGCCGCCTGCACGGCCAGGGAAAACGGCCTCCATGCCTACGGCCTGCGCGTGGTGCCCTTTGCCGATCCCATGGACAACGTGCTCCGCTCCGGTCTGGTGCAGTGGGCCTAG
- a CDS encoding KH domain-containing protein, producing the protein MQQKELVEFIARSLVDNPDQVAVSESENDQGSVLELSVSRDDLGKIIGKQGRTARAIRTILGAVSAKTKKRVVLEILE; encoded by the coding sequence ATGCAACAGAAAGAACTTGTGGAATTCATCGCCAGATCGCTGGTGGACAACCCCGATCAGGTGGCCGTGAGCGAATCGGAAAACGATCAGGGCTCCGTGCTGGAACTTTCCGTCTCCCGCGACGACCTCGGCAAGATCATCGGCAAGCAGGGGCGCACGGCGCGCGCCATCCGCACCATTCTCGGCGCGGTGTCCGCCAAGACGAAAAAACGCGTCGTTCTGGAAATTCTCGAATAA
- the rimM gene encoding ribosome maturation factor RimM (Essential for efficient processing of 16S rRNA), with product MPASSLVVLGRLTKPHGVKGEIRVDYYADSADLLEKPLMLRAGRFAPRPVRIREWHLWKDQLILSIEGCNDRSKAEQLRGQELLIDASFLPEAEEDEPYLRDLIGLSVRLEDGTVVGELENVDFPAGQEMWVIRAPEKEGGYEILFPAVPEFVRDIDLTAETATIAPPEGLLDLYREGAAADLPDDGQEEEDAASSSKA from the coding sequence ATGCCCGCGTCCTCTCTCGTTGTTCTGGGGCGCCTCACCAAGCCCCACGGCGTCAAGGGCGAGATCCGTGTGGATTATTACGCCGATTCCGCCGATCTTCTGGAAAAGCCGCTCATGCTGCGTGCCGGACGCTTCGCGCCGCGCCCCGTGCGCATCCGCGAATGGCATCTGTGGAAAGATCAGCTCATCCTGAGCATCGAAGGCTGCAACGACCGTTCCAAAGCCGAACAGCTGCGCGGTCAGGAACTGCTCATCGACGCCTCCTTCCTGCCCGAGGCGGAGGAGGACGAACCGTATCTGCGCGACCTCATCGGTCTTTCCGTGCGCCTTGAAGACGGTACGGTGGTGGGAGAACTGGAGAACGTGGATTTCCCCGCCGGACAGGAGATGTGGGTCATCCGCGCGCCCGAGAAGGAAGGCGGCTACGAAATACTGTTCCCCGCCGTGCCCGAGTTCGTGCGGGATATCGACCTTACGGCGGAAACGGCCACCATCGCCCCCCCGGAAGGCCTGCTCGACCTGTACCGGGAAGGCGCCGCCGCAGACCTGCCCGACGACGGGCAGGAAGAGGAAGACGCGGCCTCTTCCTCCAAAGCGTAA